A stretch of the Teredinibacter haidensis genome encodes the following:
- a CDS encoding IS30 family transposase encodes MTYHQLTTDERYTIAAYLKQRKSQAFIARALNRSPSSISRELKRNRRPDGKYCAARAVKRTSRIRRESRRKWYFTDIELQMVIALIRLDWSPEQASLWLKKCNIRSISHSTIYRYIWYDIFYLGDLHKHLRQSQKQRRKKYRSPDSRGVLANKAHISERPIGAENKSRIGHFEIDTVHGSRDQHSIVTLVDRKSKYTIIGKIKNRTTDELNRKVIQLIAKEVKQVRSITSDNGTEFHQYKKIEEATNATFYFANPYHSWERGLNENTNGLIRQYLPKGESMKNITQKDCDKIAMKLNRRPRKCLNMETPEAVYVR; translated from the coding sequence ATGACATACCACCAGCTCACCACCGATGAAAGATATACTATAGCTGCCTATCTAAAGCAACGAAAATCACAAGCATTCATTGCTCGCGCCCTAAATAGAAGCCCTTCAAGCATTTCCCGTGAGTTAAAAAGAAATCGTCGGCCAGATGGAAAGTATTGTGCCGCCCGTGCTGTAAAGCGTACTTCTCGCATCCGGCGAGAGTCCCGTCGAAAATGGTACTTCACCGATATCGAGCTTCAAATGGTTATTGCGCTAATACGTCTAGACTGGAGCCCGGAACAAGCATCTCTATGGCTCAAGAAATGCAATATTCGATCCATTAGCCACTCAACCATCTATCGCTATATTTGGTACGATATTTTTTACCTGGGCGATCTCCATAAACACTTGCGTCAGTCTCAAAAACAACGTCGTAAAAAGTATAGAAGCCCTGATTCTAGAGGCGTTTTGGCTAATAAGGCCCATATTTCTGAGCGACCAATAGGTGCAGAAAACAAGTCTCGTATAGGCCACTTTGAGATCGACACTGTTCATGGATCTAGGGACCAGCACTCAATCGTCACGCTGGTCGATCGAAAGAGTAAATACACCATTATTGGTAAAATCAAAAACCGCACTACGGATGAATTAAACCGCAAGGTAATTCAATTGATTGCAAAAGAGGTTAAACAGGTAAGGTCGATCACCTCCGACAACGGAACTGAATTCCATCAATACAAAAAGATAGAAGAAGCGACTAACGCAACATTCTATTTTGCCAACCCATATCACTCATGGGAGAGAGGTTTAAACGAAAACACAAATGGACTTATACGACAATATTTACCTAAAGGTGAATCAATGAAAAATATCACTCAAAAAGATTGTGACAAAATTGCAATGAAACTTAACCGGCGACCAAGAAAGTGTTTAAATATGGAAACACCGGAGGCAGTCTATGTACGTTAG
- a CDS encoding transposase, producing MLADELDWLKLELELKPFYTLDNGRPALPIRLMVGLLILKQLENLSDEQVVLRYKCNPCYQYFCGAPSFVSAFPCHPSDLSRFRKRIGAVGVESIFSMSLEIHGDAIEEPVVNVDSTVQEKFITYPIDEKLTIKIINRLNKIAKIHGIQQRRTFVKEVKTLRLQLRFFPHVKKRLNGFVPS from the coding sequence ATGCTTGCGGATGAACTCGATTGGTTAAAACTCGAATTGGAGTTAAAGCCATTTTATACGCTCGATAATGGCCGTCCTGCCTTGCCGATTCGCCTCATGGTAGGCTTGTTGATTCTAAAACAATTAGAAAACCTCAGTGATGAGCAAGTTGTTCTTCGATACAAGTGTAATCCTTGCTACCAATACTTTTGTGGTGCGCCAAGCTTTGTAAGCGCCTTTCCTTGTCACCCCAGTGACTTAAGTCGGTTTAGAAAGCGAATCGGTGCTGTTGGTGTAGAGTCAATCTTTTCGATGTCGCTTGAAATTCATGGTGATGCCATTGAAGAACCTGTTGTCAATGTGGACTCCACAGTTCAGGAAAAATTTATTACGTACCCAATCGATGAGAAACTCACTATAAAAATTATCAATCGGTTAAATAAAATAGCTAAAATCCACGGTATTCAACAACGTCGAACTTTCGTTAAGGAGGTGAAAACCCTTCGTCTTCAGCTTCGTTTTTTTCCACACGTAAAAAAGCGGCTAAACGGCTTCGTACCATCCTAG
- a CDS encoding SMP-30/gluconolactonase/LRE family protein, with the protein MKLFFIMTLLVSNVINAQAFQTPESAAFDSSSNRYFISNYGDGNIIQLDSAGNKSYFKTGLSKSLGMIIKDDILYVVSNPKMVKGFRLSDASQVFEIEISEGLFLNDITSDDSGFLYVTDSRLKAVFKIDLSKKTYSLFVKTELDNPNGIIFDKANNRLVMCYFEEDSPIDQITLKDAVRTEIIKPGFDNLDGIAIDELGNFYISSWGAGSFSTGFKKEGTIYKFDNQFSVKPKAVSTGHHGPADIFYSLEKSELIIPLFMENDINVKILTTLIE; encoded by the coding sequence ATGAAATTATTTTTTATTATGACGCTGTTAGTTTCGAATGTTATCAACGCACAAGCGTTTCAAACACCCGAAAGCGCAGCTTTCGACTCTAGCTCAAATAGATATTTCATTTCAAATTATGGAGATGGAAATATCATTCAACTTGATTCAGCAGGAAATAAATCCTATTTTAAAACGGGATTGTCGAAGTCTTTGGGGATGATTATTAAGGATGATATTCTGTACGTTGTCTCAAATCCGAAGATGGTAAAAGGCTTCCGGCTCTCAGATGCAAGTCAAGTGTTTGAAATCGAAATCAGTGAAGGTCTGTTCTTAAACGATATTACTAGTGATGATTCTGGGTTTTTATATGTTACTGATAGCCGCTTAAAGGCAGTTTTTAAAATCGATCTTTCAAAGAAAACTTATTCGTTGTTTGTAAAAACAGAGCTCGATAATCCTAATGGGATTATCTTTGATAAAGCCAACAACAGACTGGTAATGTGTTACTTCGAAGAGGATTCACCCATTGACCAGATCACGCTAAAAGATGCTGTACGCACTGAGATTATTAAACCCGGATTCGATAATCTTGATGGTATTGCCATTGATGAATTAGGAAACTTCTATATTTCTTCATGGGGAGCCGGGAGCTTTTCGACTGGATTCAAGAAAGAAGGGACGATATATAAATTCGATAATCAGTTTTCAGTAAAGCCCAAGGCAGTTTCAACTGGCCATCATGGGCCGGCGGATATATTTTACTCGCTAGAAAAAAGCGAACTGATTATTCCGTTATTCATGGAAAATGACATAAATGTTAAAATACTAACAACTCTAATAGAATAG
- a CDS encoding group II intron maturase-specific domain-containing protein, with product MSEKALAKLKTNVRMITPRTRGLTLLYIVSDLRKYLLAWKGYFGITDMPTPLRELDKWIRRKSFDVIFGSSGIVQVIRNFVSGV from the coding sequence ATGAGTGAAAAGGCACTGGCAAAACTCAAAACTAATGTTCGTATGATTACGCCCCGGACCCGAGGGCTAACGCTATTGTATATTGTCTCGGATTTACGAAAGTATCTACTGGCCTGGAAAGGCTATTTCGGAATAACAGACATGCCGACTCCGCTCAGGGAGCTGGACAAATGGATAAGGCGTAAAAGCTTCGATGTTATATTTGGAAGCAGTGGGATCGTTCAGGTTATCCGCAACTTCGTAAGCGGGGTGTAA
- a CDS encoding glycosyltransferase family 25 protein, with amino-acid sequence MQQNEKVSDNLLDIMRIRTDNNLDTPAELQSRIMNAIYSDNIKIFKNENGDPIGYVAWARVKRETLNYLTKVQSLPSFSYEWREGRIKLFFDLVLSYEWRRQARDCFNLFLREHRFFAYYRKNRLKICMHTYSRASGYFWHYKLVNPKRKKIFKSCLGMSSKSSNVTYIKYINMDKDVEKRFLISKLLSKFPYASQRIQGVMVNDQNISIENYLKFGFQSYLKKLPVNRQNGVLGCWIAHIKALESITETDGITVVLEDDFVCKEGFFEKALKMIKEFDKDFDVIVFDPSGGGPLDRHSIGSDMYDVDGYSSPEYVGSHCLFYNNKSVKRILKTILSSFVTDFDGFLFKDQTINSYVFYTGESCSIYYYSDTCGIGDQTSLWYGIANWIDFVCDWKSDVEKMA; translated from the coding sequence ATGCAGCAGAATGAAAAAGTATCAGATAACCTTCTAGATATAATGCGTATCCGAACTGATAATAATTTGGATACTCCTGCAGAATTGCAATCAAGAATTATGAATGCTATTTATAGCGATAACATTAAAATATTTAAAAATGAAAACGGTGATCCTATCGGATATGTGGCTTGGGCTAGAGTGAAGCGAGAGACGCTTAATTATTTGACAAAGGTACAATCATTGCCAAGCTTTTCATATGAGTGGCGCGAGGGAAGGATAAAGCTTTTTTTTGATTTGGTTTTGAGCTATGAATGGCGACGTCAGGCGAGAGATTGTTTTAACTTATTTTTAAGAGAGCATAGATTTTTTGCGTATTATCGAAAAAATAGGTTGAAAATATGTATGCATACTTATAGTAGGGCGAGCGGATATTTTTGGCACTACAAGTTAGTTAATCCGAAGCGGAAAAAAATCTTTAAGTCATGTTTGGGTATGAGTAGTAAAAGTAGTAATGTTACATATATTAAATATATCAACATGGATAAGGATGTCGAAAAGCGATTTTTAATAAGTAAATTGTTGTCTAAATTTCCTTATGCATCTCAGCGTATTCAAGGGGTCATGGTTAACGATCAGAATATTTCTATAGAAAATTATCTGAAATTTGGATTTCAGTCATATCTCAAGAAGCTGCCTGTTAATCGTCAAAATGGGGTGCTTGGCTGTTGGATAGCACATATAAAAGCTTTAGAAAGCATTACCGAAACGGACGGTATTACGGTTGTTCTTGAGGATGATTTTGTGTGCAAAGAAGGATTTTTTGAAAAAGCGTTAAAAATGATCAAAGAATTTGATAAAGATTTTGATGTGATAGTGTTTGATCCTAGTGGGGGTGGCCCACTAGATCGTCACTCGATAGGATCGGATATGTATGATGTTGATGGATATAGTAGTCCAGAATATGTCGGAAGCCACTGTTTGTTTTATAACAACAAAAGCGTTAAAAGAATACTCAAAACAATTTTAAGCTCATTTGTGACGGATTTTGATGGCTTTCTATTTAAAGATCAGACTATAAATTCATATGTATTTTATACCGGAGAGTCGTGTAGTATTTATTACTATTCCGACACCTGTGGCATTGGCGACCAGACTAGTTTATGGTATGGAATCGCAAACTGGATAGACTTTGTTTGTGACTGGAAGAGTGATGTAGAGAAAATGGCATAG
- a CDS encoding glycosyltransferase produces MASVRAQGFNDCQVILINDGSSQSYEKIRNKMGANYLYLENKSSLGVSQARNLGIEIAKYDWYCF; encoded by the coding sequence ATTGCAAGTGTTAGGGCGCAGGGTTTTAATGATTGTCAAGTGATATTGATTAATGATGGATCAAGTCAGTCATATGAAAAAATTAGAAATAAGATGGGCGCAAATTATTTATATTTAGAAAATAAATCGTCATTAGGTGTTTCTCAAGCAAGGAATCTGGGTATTGAAATAGCAAAATACGATTGGTATTGTTTTTAG